In Borreliella mayonii, one DNA window encodes the following:
- a CDS encoding virulence associated lipoprotein: MQYNIIASLFVFLFLNACTPDFNTNQKDIKYQSSKKGLKSNNKGLKTEINSDQETSSNQEEGPNKRTKNTLLDYLRNLIETANGDREKYVKKLEEEPSDQYGILAFKELGWGNLQGEKIADNTERSKRYRQCIYGILNAIDTNKLKELSKVIMLSEQTQGLFNIFNGLGSTIDEVIVYLYFKKDTLDKLETLELENLKNSFEKLLSTKTIISEMLNQLLLDYQNDKNLIKTNVTKLKFHVIELYKQIVKKSEEAEKLKSDIFSIHNL, encoded by the coding sequence ATGCAATATAACATTATTGCGAGCTTATTTGTTTTTTTATTTTTAAATGCTTGTACCCCAGATTTTAACACCAATCAAAAAGATATAAAGTATCAATCTAGTAAAAAAGGACTAAAATCTAACAACAAGGGATTAAAAACAGAAATAAACTCAGATCAAGAAACAAGCTCAAATCAAGAAGAAGGCCCTAACAAAAGAACAAAAAACACACTGCTTGACTATCTAAGAAATTTAATAGAAACGGCTAACGGAGACAGAGAAAAATATGTAAAAAAACTGGAAGAAGAGCCTTCAGACCAATATGGAATATTGGCTTTCAAAGAATTGGGTTGGGGGAATTTACAAGGGGAAAAGATAGCCGATAATACCGAGAGATCTAAAAGATATAGACAATGTATTTATGGCATCTTAAATGCTATTGACACTAACAAATTAAAAGAACTTTCAAAAGTTATAATGTTATCAGAACAAACACAGGGCTTATTTAACATCTTTAACGGACTTGGAAGTACTATTGACGAAGTGATTGTTTATCTATATTTCAAAAAAGATACTCTAGATAAACTAGAAACTTTAGAATTAGAGAATCTTAAAAATTCATTTGAAAAATTATTATCTACAAAAACAATCATCTCAGAAATGTTAAACCAACTTTTATTAGATTATCAAAATGACAAAAATCTTATAAAAACAAATGTCACTAAGCTTAAATTTCATGTAATTGAACTTTACAAACAAATTGTAAAAAAAAGTGAAGAAGCAGAAAAGCTAAAAAGTGATATATTTTCAATACATAACCTTTAA
- a CDS encoding complement regulator-acquiring protein, translating to MNRIIYLSLNYEIQKIEILKEMLEKLNKNPLKKFSTQSFLHQMVLDIQFQLDKHLKKYKMN from the coding sequence ATGAATAGAATAATTTACTTGTCTCTAAATTATGAAATACAAAAAATAGAGATATTAAAAGAAATGCTTGAAAAACTTAATAAAAATCCTCTGAAAAAATTTTCAACTCAAAGTTTTCTTCATCAAATGGTGCTGGATATTCAATTTCAACTAGACAAGCATTTAAAAAAATATAAGATGAATTAG
- a CDS encoding complement regulator-acquiring protein, with the protein MKNSKFNIIKLNFITVILTSICISCSSFGKVNPNKLKNPTTSKTPKKAKRSNNSRNLKNLNSHTNSENSSENNKNFENESQNSKSSNQNSQEETTISKLENIGKGLEAQKKEEDIQIAKIESDSVQYDFLEAFKLQRDDYFMFHAKMKLKRIIYPSLNYDTKKILALKEILEKLDTDKNRRVVGKFLETLRDIQLKLEDVHLKKIQDTLRTLSKKEAETLLQDVKRDLKIKQNFAKTLNATIDAYNKNVGGIRTNDEALANHIKDKYFHPLYLLNQAD; encoded by the coding sequence TTGAAAAATTCTAAATTTAATATTATTAAGCTTAACTTTATTACAGTAATATTAACTTCAATTTGCATATCATGTTCATCTTTTGGCAAGGTTAATCCAAACAAACTAAAAAATCCTACTACTTCTAAAACCCCAAAAAAAGCAAAGCGAAGCAACAATTCTAGAAATCTAAAAAACCTAAACAGCCATACCAATTCAGAAAATTCATCAGAAAATAACAAAAATTTTGAAAATGAATCTCAAAATTCAAAATCTTCAAATCAAAATTCCCAAGAAGAAACCACAATCTCAAAATTAGAAAACATTGGTAAAGGCTTAGAAGCTCAAAAAAAGGAAGAAGATATACAAATAGCTAAAATAGAATCTGATAGTGTTCAATATGATTTCCTAGAGGCTTTTAAACTTCAAAGAGATGATTATTTTATGTTTCATGCAAAAATGAAATTAAAAAGAATAATTTATCCATCCCTAAATTACGATACAAAAAAAATATTGGCATTAAAAGAAATTCTTGAAAAACTTGATACAGATAAGAACCGAAGAGTAGTTGGTAAATTTCTCGAAACATTAAGGGATATTCAACTGAAATTAGAAGATGTGCATTTAAAAAAAATACAAGATACATTACGCACTCTAAGCAAAAAAGAAGCCGAAACGTTACTACAAGATGTAAAACGTGATTTAAAGATAAAACAAAACTTTGCTAAAACTTTAAACGCAACTATTGACGCTTACAATAAAAATGTTGGTGGCATTAGAACAAATGATGAAGCGCTAGCAAACCACATAAAGGATAAATACTTTCATCCTCTTTATCTACTAAATCAAGCTGATTAA